AGCGGGCACTTCTCCGGTAGTGGATGTATTGGATTATACTGAACCAGTTACTAAGCCTGGACTGAGCCTGGTGTGTACGCCTGGAAATGATGTAGAAGCAACAACAGGAAAGGCGGCAAGTGGTGCTACCTTAATTTTGTTTACTACTGGTCTAGGTACCCCCACAGGAAATCCTGTTTGTCCGGTTATAAAAGTGGCTACCAATACTAAATTGGCCACTAAAATGAGCGATATTATTGATATTGATACAGGTGCAATTATCAGGGGAGAAAAATCCATTCCTGAAATGGGCACAGAAATCCTGGAATATTGTATAAAAGCAGCCAGTGGGGAAGTGATTCCTAAAGCGGTTTTACTCAATCAGGACGATTTTATTCCATGGAAAAGAGGCGTATCTTTGTAAAAGAAGGGTTTAATCCTGAAGTTTTACTAATAGGTTTTAAGTAATAAGTTTTAGGTTTTAAGAGTTCAGTTTAAAGAATAAAAAAGAGATGATGTTTAGTTTAAAAGGAAAAACAGCAGTTATTACAGGAGGTGGCAGCGGAATTGGTAAAGCTATAGCCTTATTGTTCGCAAAACAAGGTGCTACAGTGCACATTATTGAATTGAATGCAGCGGCTGCTACAGAAACGGTAAGCGCAATAGGTACTGAAACGCCGGCGTTTGCGCACGGTTGTGATGTGAGTAACCAGGAGCAGGTATTAAATACTTTTAAAGAAATTGGTAAGGTAGATATATTGGTTAACAATGCTGGTATTGCGCACATTGGACGTGCTGATACTACCAGCGAAGCGGATTTTACTAAAGTATTTGATGTGAACGTAAAAGGTGCTTATAACTGTCTTTTTGCCGCTATACCGATGATGAAAACCGCAGGTGCGGGTGTTATTTTGAATATGGCTTCTATTGGTGCTATTGTAGGAATTTCGGACCGTTTTGCTTACTCTATGAGTAAAGGTGCGATTTATGCCATGACACTTTCTGTGGCCAGAGATTACATGGCAGACGGAATTCGTTGTAACAGCATTTCTCCCGCAAGGGTACACACGCCATTTGTAGATGGTTTTATCGCTAAAAACTATGCTGGTCAGGAAGCGGAAATTTTTGAGAAGCTTTCTAAAAGTCAGCCAATAGGCAGAATGGGTAAACCTGAAGAGGTGGCTTCACTGGCACTTTACCTTTGCGCAGATGAAGCAGGCTTTGTGACGGGAAATGATTATCCGATTGACGGAGGTTTTATAAAGTTAAATAATTAATATATACATACATGAAATTAATAAGATACGGTGCTGCCGGTAAAGAAAAAACGGGCGTAATTATAGCAGATAAATGGTATGATACTTCTGCTTTTGGAAGCGATTACAATGAGCAGTTTTTTGAAGAAAACGGATTGGAAAGGCTGGAGGAATTTGTAAAAGCAAATGAAGGTAAGTTGATAGAAATCAGCAAAGATGAGCGTTTGGGTTCACCGGTTGCCAGGCCATCAAAAATCGTTTGTATTGGTTTAAATTATGCTGATCATGCTAAAGAAACCAATGCGCCTCTTCCACCAGAGCCCATTATTTTTATGAAGTCTACCACTTCATTGGCAGGCCCGAATGATGACATCATCATCCCTAAAAATTCAGTTAAAACGGACTGGGAGGTTGAACTTGCTGTTGTGATTGGTAAAAAAGCATCTTATGTGGATGAAGCTGATGCTTTGGAGTATGTTGCCGGTTATGCCTTGCACAATGACGTATCAGAGCGTGAGTTTCAAATTGAAAGAGGCGGAACCTGGGACAAAGGAAAAGGATGCGATACTTTTGCGCCATTAGGTCCCTTCCTTGCCACTCAGGATGAAATTGCTGATGTAAACAACCTTCGCCTATGGCTAACGGTAAACGGAGAGAAGATGCAGGATGGAAATACGTCTAACTTTATTTTCAATGTCCCTTTTGTGATTGCTTATGTAAGCCAATTTATGACTTTATTGCCAGGCGATGTAATTAGTACAGGTACACCAGCAGGTGTAGGATTAGGATTTAAACCGCCGATTTTCTTAAAAGAAGGTGATGTGGTTGAATTGGGAATTGACGGTCTGGGCACTTCAAAACAGGCATTAAAAGCATATGTTAAAAATTGATGCACACCAGCATTTCTGGGTTTTTGATCCGGTAAGGGACAGTTGGATCGGCGATGATATGGCCATCCTTCAGGACGATTTTATGCCTGCACATTTGCAGCCGATACTGGAGCATTATGGATTTATGGGCAGTGTTGCGGTGCAATCTGATCAAAGTGCCGATGAAACTCATTTTCTGTTGCAGCAAACTGAACAAAATCCTTTTATAAAGGGCGTGGTAGGCTGGATAGATTTGCAGGCTGCCGATATCACTGAACAACTGGAGGCTTATCGTAGATACGATAAGCTGAAAGGCTTCAGGCATATTTTACAGGGAGAAAAACAAAGGGATTTGATGCTTGAACCGGCTTTTAAAAACGGGATAGGGCAGTTAAAGCAATTTGGTTATACCTATGATGTGCTGATATTTCCGGACCAGCTTGGTTACGCTGCTGAACTTGCTGCGACATTTCCGGACCAGCCTTTTGTGCTTGACCATATTGCTAAACCCGGAATTAAAGACAACGCTGATGATGCTTTTAAGTCCTGGAGCGCAGCTATTGCTCATCTTGCGAAACAAGAGAATGTATGGTGTAAGGTATCTGGCATGGTAACGGAAGCGGATTTGAGAAACTGGAAGAAAGCCGATTTTAAAAGGTACCTGGATGTAGTTTTTGAGCATTTTGGTGTAAACAGATTAATGTTTGGATCTGACTGGCCGGTTTGTCGCCTGGCTGCAACATATGGTGAGGTGCTGAGTATTATGGAAGCATACCTATCTTCATTCTCTGAGCAGGAACAGGCCTTATTCTGGTCGGGCAATGCGGCTAAGTTCTACAACTTAAGTATTTAACAAATGGATTTACAACTGAAAGATAAAGTAGTTATTGTAACTGGCGGTGCAAAAGGCATTGGTGAAGGCATAGCCTTAGCACTTGCCGCAGAAGGCGCCATTCCTGTAATTATAGGTAGAAAAGCTGAAGATAATTTAAAGGTAGTTGATGCGATTAAGGCAAAAGGGGGACAGGCAGGTCATGTAGTTGCCGAGCTGAAAGATCCTGAAGAATGTAAAGAGGCCATTACGCTGGTGCTTAAAATACATGGCCGTATAGACGGACTGGTAAATAATGCAGGTGTTAATGATGGTGTAGGACTGGAAAATGGCAGCTATGAAGGCTTTATTGATAGTCTGCATAAAAATGTAGTGCATTATTATTTAATGGCGCATTATGCCTTGCCAGCCTTAAAGGAATCCAAAGGATCTATTTTAAATATTGGTTCTAAAGTGGCGGATACCGGACAGGGTGGTACCTCGGCCTATGCTGCCAGCAACGGTGCCAGAAATGCATTAACCAGGGAATGGGCTGTTGAACTGTTGCCTTATGGTATTCGTGTAAATGCGGTTATTGTAGCGGAGTGTTTTACGCCACTTTACCAAACATGGATCAGCTCTTTGGAAAATTCTGAAGAAAAATTGAAGGAAATTACGCAAAAGATCCCCCTGGGTACGAGAATGACTACAGCTGAGGAAATTGCGAATGCTTCGGTATTCCTTTTGTCTGAAAAATCGAGCCACACAACAGGCCAGTTAGTGTATATAGACGGTGGTTATGTGCATTTGGATCGTGCGATTACTAAATAATTATTAGCTTAGCATTCTAATATCTGTATTTAATGAAAGTAGGTTTATTTATCCCCTGTTATGTAGATCAGTTCTATCCTAAAGCGGCAATTGCAACTTTAGAATTGCTTGAGAAACTAGGTGTGGAGGTAGGTTATCCCAGCGGTCAAACCTGCTGTGGACAGCCAATGGCCAATTCTGGTTTTTCTGGTTTAACGGGTGGCTGTGATGCTTTGTTTGTAAAAAACTTTTCAAGTTATGACTATGTTGTTTGCCCCTCCGGGAGTTGTGTATTACACCTCAAGGAGCATTTACATGCTGAAGATGAAGCGCAGGCCGTTGCGTTAAGAAGCAAAATATATGAACTTACAGAGTTTTTAACAGATGTGCTTAAGGTTGAACAACTGAAGGCCAGTTTCCCTCACCGGGTTGGCTTACACCAAAGCTGCCATGGACAGCGTGGCTTAAAAATCTCTCAGATGACAGAACTTGTGGCACCCGGTTTTTCCAAACCCTTGCAATTGCTGGGGATGGTAGATGGGGTAAACATGGTTCAACTTGACAGGATGGACGAATGCTGCGGTTTTGGCGGTACGTTTTGTGTGGCTGAAGAAGCTGTGTCTGCCAAGATGGGCCAGGATAGGGTGGCGGATCATGTAAAGAATGGTGCAGAGTATATTACCTCTGCAGATCTTTCGTGTCTGATGCACCTGGAGGGAATTTTGAAGCGCCAGGGCAGCGCGGTTAAGGTATTGCATATTGCTGAAATTTTAAATCACCAATAGTTATGAAATCACATGCTGAGGCTGCAGCGGAATTTATTAAAGATGGTGAAAGAACCGACTGGCATGATGAAACCTTGTGGTTTGTACGTGCCAAGCGTGATTTAGCCGCCCATGGTCTACCAGAATGGGAGCAGTTAAGGGATTGGGCCTCTGAAATTAAGAATCATACACTTTCTAATATAAGTCAGTATTTAACCGCATTTGAAAAAAATGCCAATGCTAACGGGATTACCGTTCATTGGGCAGCAGATGCGGAAGAGCACAACAGAATTATACACAAACTGATCAAAGACAATGGCATCGAGAAGAT
The nucleotide sequence above comes from Pedobacter sp. MC2016-14. Encoded proteins:
- a CDS encoding SDR family NAD(P)-dependent oxidoreductase; translation: MFSLKGKTAVITGGGSGIGKAIALLFAKQGATVHIIELNAAAATETVSAIGTETPAFAHGCDVSNQEQVLNTFKEIGKVDILVNNAGIAHIGRADTTSEADFTKVFDVNVKGAYNCLFAAIPMMKTAGAGVILNMASIGAIVGISDRFAYSMSKGAIYAMTLSVARDYMADGIRCNSISPARVHTPFVDGFIAKNYAGQEAEIFEKLSKSQPIGRMGKPEEVASLALYLCADEAGFVTGNDYPIDGGFIKLNN
- a CDS encoding fumarylacetoacetate hydrolase family protein, producing MKLIRYGAAGKEKTGVIIADKWYDTSAFGSDYNEQFFEENGLERLEEFVKANEGKLIEISKDERLGSPVARPSKIVCIGLNYADHAKETNAPLPPEPIIFMKSTTSLAGPNDDIIIPKNSVKTDWEVELAVVIGKKASYVDEADALEYVAGYALHNDVSEREFQIERGGTWDKGKGCDTFAPLGPFLATQDEIADVNNLRLWLTVNGEKMQDGNTSNFIFNVPFVIAYVSQFMTLLPGDVISTGTPAGVGLGFKPPIFLKEGDVVELGIDGLGTSKQALKAYVKN
- a CDS encoding amidohydrolase, with protein sequence MLKIDAHQHFWVFDPVRDSWIGDDMAILQDDFMPAHLQPILEHYGFMGSVAVQSDQSADETHFLLQQTEQNPFIKGVVGWIDLQAADITEQLEAYRRYDKLKGFRHILQGEKQRDLMLEPAFKNGIGQLKQFGYTYDVLIFPDQLGYAAELAATFPDQPFVLDHIAKPGIKDNADDAFKSWSAAIAHLAKQENVWCKVSGMVTEADLRNWKKADFKRYLDVVFEHFGVNRLMFGSDWPVCRLAATYGEVLSIMEAYLSSFSEQEQALFWSGNAAKFYNLSI
- a CDS encoding SDR family oxidoreductase, giving the protein MDLQLKDKVVIVTGGAKGIGEGIALALAAEGAIPVIIGRKAEDNLKVVDAIKAKGGQAGHVVAELKDPEECKEAITLVLKIHGRIDGLVNNAGVNDGVGLENGSYEGFIDSLHKNVVHYYLMAHYALPALKESKGSILNIGSKVADTGQGGTSAYAASNGARNALTREWAVELLPYGIRVNAVIVAECFTPLYQTWISSLENSEEKLKEITQKIPLGTRMTTAEEIANASVFLLSEKSSHTTGQLVYIDGGYVHLDRAITK
- a CDS encoding (Fe-S)-binding protein, which codes for MKVGLFIPCYVDQFYPKAAIATLELLEKLGVEVGYPSGQTCCGQPMANSGFSGLTGGCDALFVKNFSSYDYVVCPSGSCVLHLKEHLHAEDEAQAVALRSKIYELTEFLTDVLKVEQLKASFPHRVGLHQSCHGQRGLKISQMTELVAPGFSKPLQLLGMVDGVNMVQLDRMDECCGFGGTFCVAEEAVSAKMGQDRVADHVKNGAEYITSADLSCLMHLEGILKRQGSAVKVLHIAEILNHQ